The Deinococcus sp. KNUC1210 nucleotide sequence GGTCGCCGGGTCGCAGCTCACATACACGATTCGCAGGGCCGAGCTGTTGTGCAGGGCGTCTCTCGCCATATCCGACAGGCCCACGCGCGGCGGATCGACCACTACCACGCCCGCCTGCAAACTCGCCTGAGCAAGCTGGGCGGCGTCACCGTCGCGGAAACTCACGTTGCGGGTGCCGACCTCGCGCACGTCGTGGCGACCACGTGCCAGCGCGTCGAAATCGGTATCGAGCACCACCACTTTGCCGAAATTCGGGGCCAGATGCCGCCCGATGGCCCCGCTGCCGCCGTACAGATCGATGGCGAGCGGCCCGCGTCCGGCCAGCCGCGCCGCACGGATGTACGCCAGTCCCGCCGCTTCCGGGTTGACCTGCGCGAAGCTCGACGCGCTGACGCTGCATACCACCTCGCCAAACTGCTCGGTGATTTCCGGCTCTCCGGCGATGAGCTGCACGCCCGCGCTGAAGCGGCGACCTGCCGGAGCGGCCAGCGACACGCCCACCACGCCGCAGTCCATCAGCTCGTCGGCAGCCTTGAGGTACTGGCGGGGCTCGCCGGGAGCGATCAGGGTGGCGACCACCTCACCGGTCAGGCGGCTGCCACGCAGACTCAGTTCCAGCACACCTTCGAGCTTGGAGGTATCCAGCAGCCGACTCACGGTCTGGATGTTCTCCATCAGCAGAGGGTCCTGGGCCACCGACTGCGCCGAGTGCCCGCGCCGCTCGCGGTACGCCAGACCCTGCGGCGTAACCAGATACTGCGCGGTGTTGCGGTAGGCCCACTGGCGCGGGCTGGGCACCGTGGGCGCGACCGGATGGTTCAGCTTGGCGATGCGGGTCAGCGCTTCCTGCACGAACTCGCGCTTGTAGCGGAGCTGAGCCGGGTAGCTGGCATGGGCCAGATCGGTGGTGGGAAGATCGGGGGCGTCTACGCGGTCTGGGCTGGGCGTCAGCACCTCGCGGGTCACGCCCTGCTGCACGCCCCGCCCGGCGCGAATTTCGGCGCGGACTCGTTCGCCGGGGAGTGCGCCGCGTACCAGCACCACGCCCTCTTCGGTGCGCGAGAGGCCGAAGCCGCCCGCGACGATTTTTTCTATGGTGAGTTCAGTGGTGTGGGGCATAAAGAGCATTGTAGTGCGGGCGGGGGGAATGGGGTTTTGACGGTTTTGTCTGTGGGGGTGGTTGGAGGTGTGGTTCTGGGGTTGGCGGGTTGCTGGGCGTCCGGTTGCTGCTTAATTTCCCCACCCCCTGCCCCCTCCCCCAGAGGGGCAGGGGGAGCGAACAGAAGCGTCAAGCGCTGTCGCAGTTTGGAAGCGGCGTGCTCTGTCTTCGCCCATTGCAACGTTTGATCTTGTTGTGTTCTTCGCTGCGACCGGCGGAAGGCCGCTTCGTTGATGTCGAAGAAGTGGTCAATTCAGCGCCGTCGAAGCCCCGCGTGGGCGCGGCCTTC carries:
- a CDS encoding class I SAM-dependent RNA methyltransferase — encoded protein: MPHTTELTIEKIVAGGFGLSRTEEGVVLVRGALPGERVRAEIRAGRGVQQGVTREVLTPSPDRVDAPDLPTTDLAHASYPAQLRYKREFVQEALTRIAKLNHPVAPTVPSPRQWAYRNTAQYLVTPQGLAYRERRGHSAQSVAQDPLLMENIQTVSRLLDTSKLEGVLELSLRGSRLTGEVVATLIAPGEPRQYLKAADELMDCGVVGVSLAAPAGRRFSAGVQLIAGEPEITEQFGEVVCSVSASSFAQVNPEAAGLAYIRAARLAGRGPLAIDLYGGSGAIGRHLAPNFGKVVVLDTDFDALARGRHDVREVGTRNVSFRDGDAAQLAQASLQAGVVVVDPPRVGLSDMARDALHNSSALRIVYVSCDPATWARDVGDLVRRGWTLGEVTPHDFYPQTSHVEVVSVLERRELPIPAPE